Sequence from the Cytophagia bacterium CHB2 genome:
CAAGCTCGAGCGCGAACAAATTTTCCTGGCCGAAACGCTTGCGGCCGTCTTGATACACGCGCAACGCCTCGTCGAAGGCGCGGCTGTCTTTCATGCTCGCGGCCACACTGGCGTACGTTCCAGGGGCGGGATATTGCTTGAGCAGGTCGTTCCAATGTTTGATGGCGCCGGCTTGATCATTCTGATTGTAATAAACCACGCCGATGTCGATGCGGCTGCTGAGATCGTCCACCACCGTCAGGCGTCGCTGAATGGCGGCGAGCAAATCATCATAGCGCCGCACTTGCATCAGGCAACGTTTGAGGCCTTGATAGTAAATGCCGTTGCGCGGATCGGACTCGAACAGCGATTTGTAAATCTCTGCAGCACGGTCGAAATACCCAACCCGTTCAAACGTTTGCGCCTGATTCAAGCGTGCGGAGTTGAGCTGGGGATTTTGGGCAGCAAGATTGAATGTTAACAACAAACAAGACAACAGCAAAAATCTCACGCAGTGACGCGGAGACGCAAAGACAACGTAGAGAAATTCTTTACGAAGCCTTTGCCGCTTTGCGGCGTTGCGGGCATTTTTTTTAATCATTAGCATTTGGCCAGCGCTACATGTTTTAACAAAAATCTAAGGTTTTGAAGCTACGCCGCCTTGCTCACCAACGTCATCGCGAGCGGCTTTTGCCCGCGCAAAGCGCTGAGTTTCAAGATGGAAAATCCTATGATGTTCCCGATACCATCCACCTTTTCCATAACTGCATCATTGGACGTTTCCCGAAAGTACCCCTCTTTTTCCTCAAAGAGAACTTCGAGGTAATCCCCTTCTTCATCGTACCAGACTCTTAATTCTTTGGCCATAGAATCTCACCTTTCTTGATCGTGTCAGTGAAATAAGCAGTTATAATGAACGTATCTTCTGCTGGTGCTTTCACGACAATGCACAGATACTTTCGAGTGACGGGTGTTGAGTCGTAATGCCGATAGAACAATTCGACTTGAGAATCTGTTTTTGATCGCACAATCTTTTCGGGAGCAGACAAAGTTTCTCGAAGCTTATCAAGCTGGGCGCGCATTTCTGGATGGTCGATAATGAAATGTTCCTCACGTTCTTGAGTCAGCCGAACATCTCGATTGTAAATGTCTTTTAAAATGCGCATATAGCTAACGCATTTATTGAGCTAAAATTGAATGTTGTTGTATAATCTCAAACAGATGCAGACTCAACTTCCCGGGCATGCAAAATCTCAGACGACAATCGTGGGCGGATCTCATCTGCGGTCACCGTGAGCAGCGCAACGGTTTTGCCTTCTGCCGTGAGAAATTCCACTTCAAAGGCGGCATTATCTTTGTAGCAGTTGACGACGGTTCCAATATCGCCTCCCGTTAAGGGATAGCCTGCGATGTCGTGATTGAG
This genomic interval carries:
- a CDS encoding DUF2283 domain-containing protein, with the protein product MAKELRVWYDEEGDYLEVLFEEKEGYFRETSNDAVMEKVDGIGNIIGFSILKLSALRGQKPLAMTLVSKAA
- a CDS encoding DUF4926 domain-containing protein, whose protein sequence is MIKELDLVVLNHDIAGYPLTGGDIGTVVNCYKDNAAFEVEFLTAEGKTVALLTVTADEIRPRLSSEILHAREVESASV